One Bacillus sp. 1780r2a1 DNA segment encodes these proteins:
- a CDS encoding YwqI/YxiC family protein codes for MGNTIKLNYESVMNELNALKAAKDDIVVKEMKSVGDNRLQITEMMKNQEMEIQQLMTNYIQLLTKQIADTESNLKQLKEQDEMIARS; via the coding sequence ATGGGAAACACCATTAAATTAAACTATGAATCGGTCATGAATGAGCTAAACGCGTTAAAGGCAGCGAAAGATGACATCGTCGTAAAGGAAATGAAGAGCGTTGGAGACAATCGTTTGCAAATTACGGAGATGATGAAAAACCAAGAGATGGAAATCCAGCAGCTTATGACGAATTATATTCAGCTTCTCACTAAGCAAATAGCGGATACGGAAAGCAACCTCAAACAGCTAAAAGAGCAGGATGAGATGATAGCGCGCAGCTAG
- a CDS encoding capsular biosynthesis protein, which produces MIDLQTFILPNIDNGPRDVQTFTNMARSLVKKGVHSVVATPLFWEESDVTRHELILYASAANDWLEEALIPLRVLPGQLVPASPQLLKHYEKQKLLTLNHTDKYLLMSLPYHTLPANLDSLLYDLQLQGIVPILQAPERHPVFQQHPDKLYDLVKKGFVTQLSAGSILGLNGKQARKSASTFIKHRLAHVIASGVDERTYWDYSLSKAYDVISDQYGTGQLYTFMENAEAVIEGMALAMEEPEAVKRGKIFKLWA; this is translated from the coding sequence ATGATTGATCTTCAAACCTTTATTTTGCCGAACATTGATAATGGACCAAGAGATGTGCAGACGTTTACGAATATGGCGCGTTCGCTTGTGAAAAAAGGCGTTCACTCCGTCGTCGCCACTCCGCTGTTTTGGGAAGAGTCCGACGTGACGCGCCATGAGCTTATTTTGTATGCGAGCGCCGCCAACGATTGGTTAGAAGAAGCGCTTATTCCACTTCGCGTTTTGCCAGGACAGCTCGTACCTGCCTCGCCTCAGCTACTTAAACACTATGAAAAACAAAAGCTTCTTACACTGAACCATACGGACAAATATCTACTAATGTCCCTACCTTATCATACGCTACCAGCGAATCTCGACAGCTTACTCTACGACCTGCAGCTTCAAGGAATTGTACCAATCTTACAAGCACCTGAACGTCATCCAGTCTTTCAACAGCACCCAGATAAACTCTACGACCTTGTGAAAAAAGGCTTTGTAACGCAGCTTAGCGCTGGAAGTATTCTTGGACTTAACGGAAAGCAAGCGCGCAAATCTGCTTCAACCTTTATCAAGCACAGACTCGCTCACGTTATCGCATCAGGCGTAGACGAGCGAACGTATTGGGATTATTCTCTTTCAAAAGCCTACGACGTTATTTCCGATCAGTATGGAACGGGCCAGCTCTATACGTTTATGGAAAACGCGGAAGCAGTCATTGAAGGAATGGCTCTTGCGATGGAGGAGCCAGAAGCGGTGAAGAGAGGGAAGATTTTTAAGCTTTGGGCATAG
- a CDS encoding nucleotidyltransferase family protein, producing MMSNHSKLDLTVLSKELKLLIQLVKSKNELKDIGQLQNIDWRLFLDLVHHHRCQPIIYLKLKDMPQTIVPLEIIQALQQTYTKNTFKMLQLSGEMEQISKLFAENEVKTLFLKGPALAHHLYGDISLRTSKDLDVLVRETDLDKVDALLLASGYVKDGAPSLLNGTKRKTHHVEYVHSQKKIQIEIHWRLHNPPVKEPSFDELWQRKSRSALTSSPVFFLGEEDLFLHLVVHGARHGWFRLRWLVDMDKVFQKKLDYQQVKVLMKKLGYAHLVGQAMILSSQLLNTPVNKELKATTEGSRPTKLAEKAYVYICDSKEITSIISYLLSLKSPVQKVGYLMTVAYPSYKDAKLLPLPKPLHFLYFLLRPFLWMGRKVKKLS from the coding sequence ATGATGAGTAATCATTCTAAATTAGATTTAACCGTTTTATCTAAGGAGCTAAAGCTTTTAATCCAGCTAGTAAAATCAAAGAATGAATTGAAAGACATAGGCCAGCTTCAGAATATTGACTGGCGCTTATTTTTAGATTTGGTTCATCACCATAGATGCCAGCCCATCATTTATTTGAAACTAAAGGACATGCCCCAAACAATCGTTCCGTTAGAAATTATCCAAGCCTTACAGCAGACGTACACAAAAAATACATTTAAGATGCTTCAGCTCAGCGGAGAAATGGAGCAGATAAGCAAGCTATTTGCTGAAAATGAAGTCAAAACGTTGTTTTTAAAAGGTCCAGCTCTTGCTCATCACTTGTACGGGGATATTTCGCTTCGAACGTCAAAAGACTTAGATGTTTTAGTTCGGGAAACAGACTTAGACAAAGTAGATGCGCTGCTTTTAGCTTCTGGCTACGTAAAGGATGGAGCGCCTTCTTTATTAAATGGAACAAAAAGAAAGACACACCATGTTGAGTACGTGCATTCCCAAAAGAAAATTCAAATTGAAATTCACTGGCGATTACATAACCCTCCGGTGAAAGAGCCGTCTTTTGACGAGCTTTGGCAGCGAAAAAGCCGCAGCGCTCTGACAAGCTCTCCTGTCTTTTTTTTAGGTGAAGAAGATTTGTTTTTGCACCTTGTGGTTCATGGGGCACGTCACGGCTGGTTCCGCCTGCGCTGGCTAGTAGATATGGATAAAGTGTTTCAAAAAAAGCTAGATTATCAACAAGTAAAGGTATTAATGAAGAAATTAGGTTATGCTCACCTAGTCGGGCAGGCAATGATTTTAAGTTCTCAGCTGCTGAATACACCAGTTAACAAGGAGCTAAAAGCAACAACAGAAGGTTCCCGACCAACGAAGCTAGCAGAAAAAGCATATGTATATATTTGTGATTCTAAAGAAATTACATCTATCATTTCATACTTACTTTCGTTAAAGTCTCCTGTTCAAAAAGTTGGTTATTTAATGACGGTAGCTTATCCAAGCTACAAGGATGCAAAGTTACTGCCATTACCAAAACCTCTTCATTTTCTCTATTTCCTGCTGAGGCCATTTTTATGGATGGGAAGGAAAGTAAAGAAGCTCTCATAG
- a CDS encoding WXG100 family type VII secretion target: MSTKLAIEVSKESWKVSAENIKQGTKTALDVTKRSWDGVAGGATDAVVDTWNDLVHMVEDPKGTLQSIGEGAQAVWDDPKGVAKTIGNEIKDSWNEQVINGDAKSRGHYFSYLTANVAMSIVGTKGADKLAKTTKLEQLSGAAKKKLNEGAAAINVRTQSALQNLGLNKLDNRLAYPGVGSVKGNGGYQFIERVDGGNGGNQKTGEKAIAKGIHDVKPGDTSSLAPGGGLAAHELKGGHLIERHVGKTDEELLERIKNNPRINGSSTFTDRATAEKVASKVLSNLNNKKAVAAWISNPQSKSKLVLSYEGAEVIGRGVKRDSTTVESMTNARIVLKKDGAGNYILTGYPN, encoded by the coding sequence GTGAGCACAAAGCTTGCCATCGAAGTGTCCAAAGAAAGCTGGAAAGTCAGCGCTGAAAACATCAAGCAAGGAACAAAAACCGCGCTAGACGTCACAAAACGAAGCTGGGATGGCGTCGCTGGCGGAGCGACAGATGCCGTTGTCGATACGTGGAATGACCTCGTACATATGGTAGAAGACCCAAAAGGAACGTTACAAAGTATTGGAGAAGGCGCACAAGCCGTTTGGGATGATCCAAAAGGCGTAGCTAAAACCATCGGTAACGAAATTAAAGACTCTTGGAATGAACAGGTTATAAACGGCGATGCAAAAAGCAGAGGGCACTATTTTTCCTACCTAACCGCTAACGTTGCCATGAGCATAGTCGGCACAAAGGGAGCGGACAAGCTCGCAAAAACGACGAAGCTTGAACAACTCAGCGGTGCCGCCAAGAAGAAACTGAATGAAGGTGCCGCAGCCATTAACGTGCGTACGCAGTCAGCTCTGCAGAACTTGGGTCTAAATAAGCTGGATAACCGTTTAGCATATCCAGGTGTTGGATCTGTGAAGGGGAATGGCGGGTATCAGTTTATTGAGCGTGTGGATGGTGGTAATGGGGGTAATCAGAAGACTGGGGAGAAAGCTATTGCCAAGGGTATACATGATGTTAAACCAGGAGATACAAGTTCTCTTGCACCTGGTGGTGGATTGGCTGCACATGAGCTAAAAGGTGGTCATTTAATTGAAAGACACGTTGGAAAAACTGATGAAGAATTACTAGAAAGAATAAAAAATAATCCTAGAATTAACGGCTCTTCTACTTTTACAGATAGGGCTACTGCTGAGAAAGTTGCTAGTAAGGTTTTAAGCAATCTAAATAACAAAAAAGCAGTTGCGGCTTGGATAAGTAATCCTCAAAGTAAGTCAAAGTTAGTGTTATCTTATGAAGGAGCTGAAGTTATTGGACGTGGAGTAAAAAGAGATTCTACAACTGTTGAAAGTATGACAAATGCTAGAATTGTCTTGAAAAAGGATGGAGCAGGGAATTATATTCTAACTGGATATCCAAACTAA
- a CDS encoding SecY-interacting protein Syd produces MKEVIKAYFERFVDKWMEYNNSLPKIVWNEDVAEFIYSGTEDEYGYISWKPMEKSMKFNFDEIEGQYNVQLHNSVKEYFNSYWFLELTGWISSYNVNLHPVIPGIEPDYFISLVKDYVESKEFTFKYIPIGYESNGMLLVVNNNTGEIFVEDFELNEYKKIANSLESLILHLKFKDE; encoded by the coding sequence ATGAAAGAGGTTATAAAAGCTTATTTTGAAAGATTTGTAGATAAATGGATGGAATACAATAATTCATTACCTAAAATAGTATGGAACGAAGATGTGGCTGAATTTATATACTCCGGTACAGAAGACGAATATGGATATATTTCTTGGAAACCAATGGAGAAGAGTATGAAATTTAACTTCGATGAAATTGAAGGTCAATATAATGTTCAGTTACATAATTCAGTTAAGGAGTATTTTAATTCGTATTGGTTTTTAGAATTAACAGGCTGGATTTCTTCTTATAATGTTAATTTACACCCTGTTATTCCAGGAATTGAACCAGATTATTTCATTTCGCTTGTTAAAGACTATGTAGAATCTAAAGAATTTACTTTTAAGTATATACCAATCGGTTATGAATCAAATGGGATGTTATTAGTAGTAAACAACAATACAGGTGAGATTTTTGTTGAAGATTTTGAGTTAAATGAGTACAAAAAGATAGCCAATAGTTTAGAAAGTCTCATTTTACATTTGAAATTTAAGGACGAATAA
- a CDS encoding helix-turn-helix domain-containing protein produces MIGSRVKEIRTQKHISLTQLAERSKITKSYLSNLERNICDNPTIDIVQKLAAGLGVSPVSLIGWRDTYKERESISSVKNEIIHMELTQLEELKKHVDLVIFKKKKLPLGDFHEFL; encoded by the coding sequence ATGATTGGTTCCCGTGTTAAAGAAATAAGAACGCAAAAGCACATATCGCTTACACAGCTTGCAGAACGATCTAAGATCACGAAATCGTATTTAAGTAATTTAGAACGTAATATTTGTGATAATCCAACAATTGATATTGTGCAAAAGCTAGCTGCTGGTCTTGGGGTTTCTCCTGTATCTCTTATTGGGTGGAGAGATACGTATAAAGAAAGAGAAAGCATTAGTAGTGTAAAAAATGAAATCATTCACATGGAGCTTACGCAGCTGGAGGAATTAAAAAAACATGTGGATTTAGTTATTTTCAAAAAAAAGAAGCTTCCTTTAGGTGATTTTCATGAATTTCTTTAA
- a CDS encoding DUF4261 domain-containing protein produces the protein MARNGNGYIYMGNHIGNFEKPEVFFEVEISDYNHYVAEAFEIAGNESFTKEDINNLKKHKSIVYIIGEGGSLDKAMKIMEVASAVLHAGGIAVNVESSGRARTKNDWLDITSSKEITRVFTAFIQMARENNIFYTTGMHNFGYRDVITPSEGITGNEVEKLFKVFCLYNLIENPKMNDGETFSLDPNSPVYLLKQENCTMFEEDDPFYNPYGVWNLVRHHRPENK, from the coding sequence ATGGCTAGAAATGGTAATGGTTATATATATATGGGTAATCATATAGGAAACTTTGAAAAACCAGAGGTATTCTTTGAAGTAGAAATCAGTGATTATAATCATTATGTGGCTGAAGCTTTTGAGATAGCAGGAAATGAATCGTTTACTAAAGAAGATATAAACAATTTGAAAAAACACAAAAGTATTGTTTATATTATTGGGGAAGGCGGTTCTTTAGACAAGGCCATGAAAATTATGGAGGTTGCTAGCGCTGTATTACATGCAGGGGGAATTGCGGTAAATGTTGAATCTTCTGGAAGAGCTCGTACAAAGAATGACTGGTTGGATATAACAAGTAGTAAAGAAATTACAAGAGTATTTACTGCGTTTATTCAGATGGCTCGTGAAAATAATATTTTTTACACTACTGGTATGCATAATTTTGGGTATCGTGATGTTATAACACCATCTGAAGGTATAACTGGGAATGAAGTCGAGAAATTATTTAAAGTGTTTTGTTTATATAACCTTATAGAAAATCCAAAAATGAATGATGGAGAAACCTTTAGTTTAGACCCAAATTCTCCTGTATACTTATTGAAACAAGAAAACTGTACAATGTTTGAGGAAGATGATCCATTTTATAATCCATACGGAGTGTGGAACTTAGTTCGTCATCATAGACCTGAAAATAAATGA
- a CDS encoding Rrf2 family transcriptional regulator: MKQISSRFSMAVHTLTLIAVAPSECTGDFIAGSVNTNPVVVRRIMSMLKKAGLIDVRAGVGGASLLKEPSAITLLDVYKAVDVVESGQLFNIHEKPNILCPVGRTIEDSLSAELQEAQAAMEERLNKTTIQMMIEKAHVN, from the coding sequence ATGAAACAAATTAGCAGCCGATTTTCCATGGCCGTTCATACTTTAACTCTAATTGCGGTCGCACCCAGTGAATGCACGGGCGACTTTATTGCAGGAAGCGTGAACACAAACCCTGTCGTTGTGCGAAGAATTATGAGCATGTTGAAAAAAGCTGGCTTAATTGACGTTCGCGCAGGTGTTGGCGGAGCGTCGCTTTTAAAAGAACCGTCGGCTATTACCCTACTCGATGTCTACAAAGCGGTCGATGTGGTTGAAAGTGGACAGTTGTTTAATATTCATGAAAAGCCAAATATCTTATGTCCGGTGGGAAGAACGATTGAAGATTCTCTTTCTGCGGAGCTGCAGGAAGCGCAGGCTGCCATGGAAGAACGATTGAACAAAACGACGATTCAAATGATGATTGAAAAAGCACATGTTAACTAA
- a CDS encoding ABC transporter ATP-binding protein/permease: protein MAPLLYYVKRLHQFSGKILYFNLFGMVIVSLLEGVGILLIIPLLSIGGIIDASVGSDKLLPFFNLFHNVPHSLYLPFALGLYLLLIVGQNVLQRSLSIRDVRIRERFSRHLRMEVYSSLLASEWGLFLRKRKSDLTNLLTAELARVIGGINFFLQFISNVTFMFIQVAIALWLSVNLTVVILLLGVILGYFSKRFVKRSKYLGRRTSKLGEEYMAGITDQLNGMKDIKSNALEESHVNWLQSLTLKMSDEQLEYIRLKSSSKLVYKVTSAFLIAVFIFVSLEFLQAQQEQLLLIILIFSRLWPRFTAIQSNVEQIAATIPACQSLLELMEDCKKSREFTKETTKAAANRSSNQREIECKDVYFRYKQDSESYVLKGINLTIPPRQMTAIVGPSGAGKSTLIDVLMGLNSPEKGSVLVDDNELKGDVVLSLRQSISYVPQDPFLFHASVRENLLMVKPEASENELWKALKFAEAEQFVKELPQGLDTVIGDRGTKLSGGERQRLVLARAILKEPSVLILDEATSALDTNNENKIKESLERLKGEMTIIVIAHRLSTIEAADQIVVLEKGEITQKGTFQQLAAQPAGTFRELLKGQLELV from the coding sequence TTGGCACCACTATTATACTACGTAAAAAGATTACACCAATTTTCTGGAAAGATTCTTTATTTTAACCTATTTGGAATGGTGATTGTCAGCTTGCTTGAAGGAGTTGGCATTTTACTTATCATTCCCTTGCTGAGCATCGGAGGAATTATTGACGCGAGTGTTGGTTCAGACAAGCTACTCCCATTTTTTAATCTGTTTCATAACGTTCCTCACAGTCTCTATCTACCTTTTGCGTTAGGCCTTTATCTGTTACTGATTGTTGGACAAAACGTGCTGCAAAGAAGCCTATCGATTCGAGATGTAAGAATTCGAGAAAGGTTTAGCCGGCATTTAAGAATGGAGGTTTACAGCTCACTCCTTGCTTCTGAATGGGGGCTCTTTCTACGAAAAAGAAAATCAGATCTTACGAATCTCTTAACCGCTGAGCTAGCTCGTGTGATAGGCGGAATCAATTTTTTTCTTCAATTTATTTCAAACGTGACGTTTATGTTTATCCAAGTTGCTATCGCCTTATGGCTATCCGTAAACTTGACGGTTGTCATTTTGCTATTGGGCGTTATTTTGGGGTATTTTTCTAAAAGGTTCGTAAAGAGATCAAAATACTTAGGTCGTAGAACCTCTAAGCTTGGAGAAGAATACATGGCAGGCATAACGGATCAGCTAAATGGAATGAAAGATATAAAAAGCAACGCGTTAGAAGAGTCACATGTTAACTGGCTGCAATCCTTAACGCTTAAAATGAGTGACGAACAGCTAGAATATATTCGACTGAAATCAAGTTCCAAGCTTGTATATAAAGTGACGTCTGCATTTTTGATTGCCGTATTTATCTTTGTTTCCTTAGAATTTCTTCAAGCTCAACAAGAGCAGCTGTTACTCATCATTCTTATCTTTTCCCGCTTGTGGCCAAGATTTACTGCTATTCAGTCAAACGTTGAGCAAATAGCCGCAACCATTCCTGCTTGCCAATCTCTTCTGGAACTAATGGAAGACTGTAAAAAAAGTCGGGAATTTACGAAAGAAACAACCAAAGCAGCCGCAAATCGTTCTAGTAATCAGCGAGAGATAGAATGCAAAGATGTATATTTCCGTTACAAACAAGACAGTGAAAGCTATGTGCTAAAAGGAATTAACCTTACCATTCCTCCTAGGCAAATGACGGCTATTGTAGGTCCATCGGGAGCTGGAAAAAGTACGCTTATCGACGTGTTAATGGGGTTGAATTCACCTGAAAAAGGAAGCGTCTTAGTAGATGACAATGAACTAAAAGGAGACGTCGTTTTATCGCTAAGGCAGTCCATTAGCTACGTGCCTCAAGATCCCTTTTTGTTTCATGCAAGCGTAAGGGAGAACTTACTGATGGTGAAGCCTGAAGCAAGCGAAAATGAATTATGGAAAGCGCTTAAATTTGCTGAGGCAGAACAGTTTGTGAAGGAATTGCCGCAAGGGCTCGATACGGTCATTGGAGACCGAGGAACAAAGTTATCGGGCGGAGAGCGTCAGCGCCTCGTTTTGGCAAGAGCTATTTTAAAAGAGCCATCTGTACTTATTCTAGACGAAGCAACAAGCGCATTGGATACAAACAATGAAAACAAAATTAAAGAATCACTTGAGCGTTTAAAAGGCGAAATGACGATTATCGTTATTGCTCATCGCTTGTCAACGATAGAAGCTGCTGACCAAATTGTTGTGTTAGAAAAAGGCGAAATTACGCAAAAAGGCACGTTTCAGCAGCTTGCTGCTCAGCCAGCCGGTACGTTTAGGGAGCTGTTAAAAGGTCAGCTAGAACTGGTATAA
- a CDS encoding SDR family oxidoreductase — translation MKLLVTGATGQFGSIVVETLLQTVPVENLAVSVRNPEKAAHLKEKGIDVRHGDFDQPETLAEAFADIDRLLLVSTDGDNKTRIRQHQAAVEAAKQAGVSFIAYTSVAKADESTLPLAKVHRATEKAIQESGIAYALLRNNWYVENEAGTVQGVLRGAPWLNPTGDAKISWALRSDYAQAAAVVLAGKGHENTVYELAGTPRTQNELAAIASSVLKKDVEVVNVDDAGFKEALSGAGLPGFVVDMLVEMQEPIRQGSLNVESTDLEKLLGRTAQPLDVFVQALVD, via the coding sequence ATGAAGCTATTAGTTACAGGAGCAACAGGACAATTTGGTTCCATTGTAGTTGAAACTCTTTTACAAACGGTACCTGTAGAAAATTTAGCAGTGAGCGTACGAAATCCTGAAAAGGCAGCGCACCTAAAAGAAAAAGGAATTGACGTACGTCACGGTGATTTTGATCAACCTGAAACGCTTGCTGAAGCGTTTGCTGATATTGATCGTTTACTGCTTGTATCCACGGATGGAGATAATAAAACGCGCATTCGTCAACATCAAGCTGCTGTTGAAGCGGCAAAGCAAGCGGGCGTTTCGTTCATCGCTTATACAAGCGTCGCAAAAGCAGATGAAAGCACACTTCCCCTTGCAAAAGTTCATCGCGCAACGGAAAAAGCTATTCAGGAATCAGGCATTGCTTATGCTCTTCTTCGCAACAACTGGTATGTAGAAAATGAAGCCGGTACGGTTCAAGGCGTACTTCGCGGAGCGCCTTGGCTAAATCCAACAGGTGACGCGAAAATCAGCTGGGCGTTACGAAGTGACTATGCCCAAGCAGCAGCTGTTGTTTTAGCTGGCAAAGGTCACGAAAATACCGTGTATGAACTAGCAGGCACGCCGCGCACTCAAAATGAACTTGCTGCTATCGCAAGCAGCGTGCTTAAAAAAGACGTGGAAGTCGTAAACGTAGACGATGCTGGATTTAAAGAAGCACTAAGTGGAGCTGGCTTACCAGGCTTTGTTGTTGATATGCTTGTTGAGATGCAAGAGCCAATTCGTCAAGGTTCTCTTAATGTAGAAAGCACTGACTTAGAAAAGCTGCTCGGCCGCACAGCACAACCGCTTGATGTATTCGTTCAGGCGTTGGTAGATTAA
- a CDS encoding T7SS effector LXG polymorphic toxin yields MQNAVYDASALLETAKERISSYNEMEKQLLTLQKAFKRIAALDEDLQGKGADNIKAFYQSHAEIANQWLNLIETNRAFFETIEAKMGTSELEGSTFVAEAFLDQNVHQGNMQAKQMIIQQQNALQDIFYTIDHILPLNVFSSAKYNQYLEEAEQERKDTLQAVNQLDADLVQEYQGLSFFYNMVTQNIQAVTSSTSQAGNATPLYFDLDAYKASPVYGMQGEANSRAVSYVEAKEAERKAYENQKNIQAQESFTLEVCENPHAKKKEEKGFWGAAWGSVTSGVEHAWDKTTDGFHAGVDQVTHGAEAAWTATKTGWNTGVQAVSDGVKELKHTAHETWADVQSQAAAGLAKAKVSTKLAIEVSKESWKVGAENIKQGTKTALDVTKRSWDGVAGGATDAGVDTWNDLVHMVEDPKGTLQSIGEGAQAVWDDPKGVAKTIGNEIKDSWNEQVINGDAESRGHYFSYLTANVAMSIVGTKGADKLAKTTKLEQLSGVATKKLNEGAAAINVRTQSALQNLGLNKLDNRLAYPGVGSVKGNGGYQFIERVDGGNGVGTKVRDEKVAEGTKGTVKKIEDINDPIRTYRGVDLQNIDPIYIADQRTVVEMPFGGKGEKYTNAEGWRRDLKYFWSELLDRHPEAFSPNNRAIIEGRNPFTDSPVNDKVFREYFSQYDFKGVKGDKLIHHHIGGGGQAFPVPQKLHPGSGGIHNIEKEAGIWGKDKVYSELLQKFIKE; encoded by the coding sequence GTGCAAAACGCTGTATATGATGCGAGCGCGCTGCTAGAGACAGCAAAAGAGCGCATCAGTTCATATAACGAAATGGAAAAGCAACTACTAACGTTACAAAAAGCGTTTAAGCGAATCGCCGCTTTAGATGAGGATCTTCAAGGAAAAGGCGCAGACAATATTAAAGCTTTTTATCAAAGCCACGCAGAGATTGCTAATCAGTGGCTGAACTTAATTGAAACAAACCGAGCTTTTTTTGAAACCATTGAAGCGAAAATGGGAACTTCAGAGCTTGAAGGAAGTACATTTGTAGCGGAAGCGTTTCTAGACCAAAACGTTCATCAAGGAAACATGCAAGCTAAGCAAATGATCATCCAGCAGCAAAACGCTCTGCAGGATATTTTCTATACGATTGACCATATCCTACCGCTCAACGTCTTTTCAAGTGCTAAGTACAATCAGTACCTAGAAGAAGCGGAACAAGAGCGAAAGGATACGCTCCAAGCCGTGAATCAGCTAGACGCGGATCTCGTTCAAGAATACCAAGGGCTGTCATTCTTCTATAATATGGTCACCCAAAACATTCAAGCCGTCACAAGTTCCACAAGCCAAGCAGGAAACGCGACGCCTCTTTACTTTGACCTTGATGCCTATAAAGCAAGCCCAGTGTATGGCATGCAGGGAGAAGCTAACAGCCGCGCCGTTTCGTATGTGGAAGCCAAAGAAGCCGAGCGAAAAGCCTACGAAAATCAAAAGAACATTCAAGCGCAAGAAAGCTTCACGCTTGAAGTATGCGAAAACCCACATGCCAAGAAGAAAGAAGAAAAAGGATTTTGGGGTGCGGCTTGGGGAAGCGTCACAAGTGGCGTTGAACATGCATGGGATAAGACAACGGATGGTTTTCACGCAGGCGTTGACCAAGTCACCCACGGAGCAGAAGCTGCTTGGACCGCGACAAAAACAGGGTGGAACACCGGCGTACAAGCTGTTTCAGACGGCGTAAAGGAACTGAAGCACACAGCTCATGAAACGTGGGCAGATGTCCAATCCCAAGCAGCAGCTGGGCTTGCAAAAGCGAAAGTGAGCACAAAGCTTGCCATTGAAGTGTCCAAAGAAAGCTGGAAAGTTGGCGCTGAAAACATCAAGCAAGGAACAAAAACCGCGCTAGACGTCACAAAACGAAGCTGGGATGGCGTCGCTGGCGGAGCGACAGATGCCGGTGTCGATACGTGGAATGATCTCGTACATATGGTAGAAGACCCAAAAGGAACGTTACAAAGCATTGGAGAAGGAGCACAAGCCGTTTGGGATGATCCAAAAGGCGTAGCTAAAACCATCGGTAACGAAATTAAAGACTCTTGGAATGAACAGGTTATAAATGGCGATGCCGAAAGCAGAGGCCACTACTTTTCCTACCTAACCGCTAACGTTGCCATGAGCATAGTCGGCACAAAGGGAGCGGACAAGCTCGCAAAAACGACGAAGCTTGAACAACTCAGCGGTGTTGCCACGAAGAAACTGAATGAAGGTGCCGCAGCCATTAACGTGCGTACGCAGTCAGCTCTGCAGAACTTGGGTCTAAATAAGCTGGATAATCGTTTAGCGTATCCAGGTGTTGGATCTGTGAAGGGGAATGGCGGGTATCAGTTTATTGAGCGTGTGGATGGTGGTAATGGGGTTGGGACGAAGGTTAGGGATGAGAAAGTTGCTGAGGGTACTAAAGGAACGGTTAAGAAGATAGAAGATATTAATGACCCTATTAGAACATATCGTGGTGTGGACCTTCAAAATATAGATCCAATTTATATTGCAGATCAACGTACAGTTGTTGAGATGCCATTTGGTGGAAAAGGTGAAAAATACACTAATGCTGAGGGGTGGAGACGTGATCTAAAGTATTTTTGGAGTGAACTACTTGATAGACACCCAGAAGCGTTTAGCCCAAATAATAGAGCAATAATAGAGGGAAGGAATCCGTTTACCGATAGTCCAGTTAATGATAAGGTATTTAGGGAATATTTCTCCCAGTATGATTTTAAAGGTGTTAAAGGAGACAAATTAATTCATCACCATATTGGTGGAGGTGGACAAGCGTTTCCAGTGCCTCAAAAATTACATCCAGGTTCCGGTGGAATTCATAATATAGAAAAAGAAGCAGGAATATGGGGGAAAGATAAAGTTTACTCAGAGTTATTACAGAAATTTATTAAGGAGTGA
- a CDS encoding zinc-ribbon domain-containing protein produces the protein MGAFCRECGKQLPENAVACPSCGTMVKEKEWLLAILFV, from the coding sequence ATGGGAGCATTTTGTAGAGAGTGTGGCAAGCAGCTACCCGAAAATGCGGTCGCTTGTCCAAGTTGTGGAACGATGGTAAAAGAAAAAGAATGGCTTCTTGCCATTCTTTTTGTTTAG